The proteins below are encoded in one region of Engystomops pustulosus chromosome 8, aEngPut4.maternal, whole genome shotgun sequence:
- the MARCHF7 gene encoding E3 ubiquitin-protein ligase MARCHF7 isoform X2, producing the protein MEPKPSRLPRRITVQPSPSSPISARMLRTSRLGGHSETYRVRDSSLRHDSDFQDSSTLRTSSRDWSIRERDSLEPSWKNPSPSYQRCSGTYDLPISSSYLANRSRISTATTSSQPSWYDPLERSQSTYSGLHSQQQDWDSKRPKLSYSGRTPLSAVRSTSSSYTSSTDTPSRYGRFPRTSSLMLNSDLTSERERRTDTSSHGLMDYVHRNSDSTPSYLQDRVSSYAQGARPKESSLSTVRLNTPISRQLPSQSSSLLRDSSRTSRTVTSRDLRSPQRDSLLDFRHTSSRNEGTPRTSTRVSPTPTRSTSEQNPDTEGRRTTRHLLSRLASSMSSTFFSRRSSQDSLSGRSTEAEEAHSSLPNASPQPVATTPANTDTPETRPSEQSQGFAFLRRRRWGLSSVSPNQSSDSDAESYRSEDSETRTSGSWLPSSLRNRCTPLFSRRRREGREEPFRASSTSDSSRVHSLFRRASQEDTSLDDVQTVQGAGASSDTSPLSPESLSGSAQAASLAESLFSRRNSGISGRTSDGQESEKTESSRDPEKLKKIQESLLLEDSEEEDGDLCRICQTGVTSPSNPFIEPCKCSGSLQYVHQDCMKKWLHAKINSGSNLETITTCELCKEKLNLNLEDFDIQELYRAHANERAEYEFISSGLYLVVLLHLCEQRFSDMLGAANEANTRVRFINLARTLQAHMEDLETSEDDSDDEGV; encoded by the exons ATGGAACCCAAGCCATCAAGACTGCCCCGGCGGATAACTGTCCAGCCGTCCCCATCTTCTCCCATAAGTGCTCGAATGCTGAGAACCAGCAGGTTAGGCGGCCATAGCGAAACCTATCGCGTTAGAGACAGCTCACTAAGACATGACTCCGACTTTCAG GATTCAAGCACATTGCGGACCTCAAGCAGAGACTGGAGTATAAGGGAGAGGGATAGCCTGGAGCCTTCCTGGAAGAACCCTTCCCCAAGTTACCAGCGCTGCTCGGGGACCTATGACCTCCCGATATCTAGTAGTTACTTGGCAAACAGGAGTAGAATT TCCACAGCAACCACATCGTCTCAGCCTTCTTGGTATGACCCCTTGGAGAGGTCTCAGAGCACTTACTCAGGATTGCACAGTCAGCAGCAAGACTGGGATTCTAAGAGACCAAAGCTGTCATATTCTGGACGGACGCCTCTGTCGGCTGTAAGAAGCACCAGTTCAAGCTACACTTCCAGTACAG ACACGCCAAGCAGGTATGGGCGGTTTCCGAGGACTTCTTCTCTGATGCTTAATTCTGATCTCACAAGTGAGAGGGAAAGGCGGACAGACACCTCTTCTCATGGACTAATGGATTATGTACATAGAAATAGCGATTCAACAccttcat ATCTTCAGGATAGAGTTTCTTCATATGCACAAGGCGCAAGACCAAAAGAGAGTTCCCTAAGCACAGTACGACTTAACACGCCTATCAGCCGCCAGTTGCCTTCGCAGAGTTCCTCATTGCTCCGAGACTCCAGCAGGACTTCAAGAACAGTCACTTCCAGAGACCTCCGCTCCCCGCAGAGAGACAGCTTGCTGGACTTCCGCCATACTTCTAGTAGAAATGAAGGAACCCCAAGGACTTCAACAAGAGTATCCCCCACTCCTACAAGGTCTACAAGCGAGCAGAATCCGGATACTGAAGGCAGACGTACAACAAGGCACCTGCTGTCTCGCCTTGCTTCTAGTATGTCTTCCACCTTCTTCTCTCGACGATCTAGCCAAGACTCCCTGAGCGGAAGGTCAACAGAAGCCGAAGAAGCACATTCAAGTTTACCCAACGCTTCTCCTCAACCAGTAGCTACAACACCTGCCAATACGGACACACCTGAAACTAGGCCTTCAGAACAATCTCAGGGATTTGCGTTTCTTAGAAGGCGCCGATGGGGCTTGTCATCAGTGTCTCCAAATCAAAGTTCTGACTCCGACGCTGAGAGCTATAGGTCCGAAGATTCGGAGACCAGGACTTCTGGCTCGTGGCTTCCTTCATCTTTAAGGAATCGCTGCACGCCTCTATTTTCCAGGAGAAGACGGGAAGGAAGAGAGGAACCATTCAGGGCATCGTCTACCTCCGATTCTAGTAGGGTGCACAGTCTCTTCAGAAGGGCATCACAAGAAGATACTTCATTAGACGACGTACAGACTGTCCAGGGAGCGGGTGCATCTTCTGACACTTCACCTCTGTCCCCTGAGTCCTTGAGCGGCTCTGCCCAGGCGGCATCTCTAGCCGAGTCTCTCTTCAGTCGGAGAAATTCAGGCATATCAG GTAGGACAAGTGATGGACAAGAAAGTGAAAAAACTGAAAGCTCAAGGGATCCAGAGAAGCTTAAGAAAATTCAGGAAAG CCTTCTTCTGGAGGACTCTGAAGAGGAAGATGGTGACTTGTGTAGAATCTGCCAGACTGGTGtcacttctcccagcaatcccttcATCGAGCCGTGCAAATGTTCAGGAAGTCTGCAGTATGTTCACCAGGATTGTATGAAGAAATGGCTTCACGCTAAGATCAATTCTG GTTCTAATTTAGAAACGATAACTACATGCGAGTTGTGTAAAGAGAAGTTGAATTTGAACTTGGAGGATTTTGACATACAAGAACTCTACCGTGCCCATGCCAACGAGAGG GCTGAATATGAATTTATCAGCTCCGGCCTCTATCTAGTGGTCTTACTGCATCTATGTGAACAACGCTTTTCTGACATGTTGGGAGCTGCAAATGAAGCAAACACTCGGGTTAGA TTTATTAACCTCGCTAGGACCCTTCAAGCCCACATGGAAGATCTTGAGA catctgAAGATGACTCGGACGATGAAGGGGTGTAA
- the MARCHF7 gene encoding E3 ubiquitin-protein ligase MARCHF7 isoform X1 — protein sequence MEPKPSRLPRRITVQPSPSSPISARMLRTSRLGGHSETYRVRDSSLRHDSDFQDSSTLRTSSRDWSIRERDSLEPSWKNPSPSYQRCSGTYDLPISSSYLANRSRISTATTSSQPSWYDPLERSQSTYSGLHSQQQDWDSKRPKLSYSGRTPLSAVRSTSSSYTSSTDTPSRYGRFPRTSSLMLNSDLTSERERRTDTSSHGLMDYVHRNSDSTPSYLQDRVSSYAQGARPKESSLSTVRLNTPISRQLPSQSSSLLRDSSRTSRTVTSRDLRSPQRDSLLDFRHTSSRNEGTPRTSTRVSPTPTRSTSEQNPDTEGRRTTRHLLSRLASSMSSTFFSRRSSQDSLSGRSTEAEEAHSSLPNASPQPVATTPANTDTPETRPSEQSQGFAFLRRRRWGLSSVSPNQSSDSDAESYRSEDSETRTSGSWLPSSLRNRCTPLFSRRRREGREEPFRASSTSDSSRVHSLFRRASQEDTSLDDVQTVQGAGASSDTSPLSPESLSGSAQAASLAESLFSRRNSGISGMLPNSFLHFSVPAALGSSLSDNVMITVDIVPSGRTSDGQESEKTESSRDPEKLKKIQESLLLEDSEEEDGDLCRICQTGVTSPSNPFIEPCKCSGSLQYVHQDCMKKWLHAKINSGSNLETITTCELCKEKLNLNLEDFDIQELYRAHANERAEYEFISSGLYLVVLLHLCEQRFSDMLGAANEANTRVRFINLARTLQAHMEDLETSEDDSDDEGV from the exons ATGGAACCCAAGCCATCAAGACTGCCCCGGCGGATAACTGTCCAGCCGTCCCCATCTTCTCCCATAAGTGCTCGAATGCTGAGAACCAGCAGGTTAGGCGGCCATAGCGAAACCTATCGCGTTAGAGACAGCTCACTAAGACATGACTCCGACTTTCAG GATTCAAGCACATTGCGGACCTCAAGCAGAGACTGGAGTATAAGGGAGAGGGATAGCCTGGAGCCTTCCTGGAAGAACCCTTCCCCAAGTTACCAGCGCTGCTCGGGGACCTATGACCTCCCGATATCTAGTAGTTACTTGGCAAACAGGAGTAGAATT TCCACAGCAACCACATCGTCTCAGCCTTCTTGGTATGACCCCTTGGAGAGGTCTCAGAGCACTTACTCAGGATTGCACAGTCAGCAGCAAGACTGGGATTCTAAGAGACCAAAGCTGTCATATTCTGGACGGACGCCTCTGTCGGCTGTAAGAAGCACCAGTTCAAGCTACACTTCCAGTACAG ACACGCCAAGCAGGTATGGGCGGTTTCCGAGGACTTCTTCTCTGATGCTTAATTCTGATCTCACAAGTGAGAGGGAAAGGCGGACAGACACCTCTTCTCATGGACTAATGGATTATGTACATAGAAATAGCGATTCAACAccttcat ATCTTCAGGATAGAGTTTCTTCATATGCACAAGGCGCAAGACCAAAAGAGAGTTCCCTAAGCACAGTACGACTTAACACGCCTATCAGCCGCCAGTTGCCTTCGCAGAGTTCCTCATTGCTCCGAGACTCCAGCAGGACTTCAAGAACAGTCACTTCCAGAGACCTCCGCTCCCCGCAGAGAGACAGCTTGCTGGACTTCCGCCATACTTCTAGTAGAAATGAAGGAACCCCAAGGACTTCAACAAGAGTATCCCCCACTCCTACAAGGTCTACAAGCGAGCAGAATCCGGATACTGAAGGCAGACGTACAACAAGGCACCTGCTGTCTCGCCTTGCTTCTAGTATGTCTTCCACCTTCTTCTCTCGACGATCTAGCCAAGACTCCCTGAGCGGAAGGTCAACAGAAGCCGAAGAAGCACATTCAAGTTTACCCAACGCTTCTCCTCAACCAGTAGCTACAACACCTGCCAATACGGACACACCTGAAACTAGGCCTTCAGAACAATCTCAGGGATTTGCGTTTCTTAGAAGGCGCCGATGGGGCTTGTCATCAGTGTCTCCAAATCAAAGTTCTGACTCCGACGCTGAGAGCTATAGGTCCGAAGATTCGGAGACCAGGACTTCTGGCTCGTGGCTTCCTTCATCTTTAAGGAATCGCTGCACGCCTCTATTTTCCAGGAGAAGACGGGAAGGAAGAGAGGAACCATTCAGGGCATCGTCTACCTCCGATTCTAGTAGGGTGCACAGTCTCTTCAGAAGGGCATCACAAGAAGATACTTCATTAGACGACGTACAGACTGTCCAGGGAGCGGGTGCATCTTCTGACACTTCACCTCTGTCCCCTGAGTCCTTGAGCGGCTCTGCCCAGGCGGCATCTCTAGCCGAGTCTCTCTTCAGTCGGAGAAATTCAGGCATATCAGGCATGCTTCCTAACTCCTTCTTGCATTTCTCAGTGCCAGCAGCACTTGGGAGCTCCTTATCAGACAATGTCATGATAACCGTAGACATTGTTCCCTCAGGTAGGACAAGTGATGGACAAGAAAGTGAAAAAACTGAAAGCTCAAGGGATCCAGAGAAGCTTAAGAAAATTCAGGAAAG CCTTCTTCTGGAGGACTCTGAAGAGGAAGATGGTGACTTGTGTAGAATCTGCCAGACTGGTGtcacttctcccagcaatcccttcATCGAGCCGTGCAAATGTTCAGGAAGTCTGCAGTATGTTCACCAGGATTGTATGAAGAAATGGCTTCACGCTAAGATCAATTCTG GTTCTAATTTAGAAACGATAACTACATGCGAGTTGTGTAAAGAGAAGTTGAATTTGAACTTGGAGGATTTTGACATACAAGAACTCTACCGTGCCCATGCCAACGAGAGG GCTGAATATGAATTTATCAGCTCCGGCCTCTATCTAGTGGTCTTACTGCATCTATGTGAACAACGCTTTTCTGACATGTTGGGAGCTGCAAATGAAGCAAACACTCGGGTTAGA TTTATTAACCTCGCTAGGACCCTTCAAGCCCACATGGAAGATCTTGAGA catctgAAGATGACTCGGACGATGAAGGGGTGTAA